One genomic segment of Sminthopsis crassicaudata isolate SCR6 chromosome 4, ASM4859323v1, whole genome shotgun sequence includes these proteins:
- the TPBG gene encoding trophoblast glycoprotein → MPRGCARGPAAAAAAGDRRLRLARLLLVLLGWVSSSTGTSSSSPSFSSTSSSSPSSSVSAQPPPPPPPPGHCPAPCECSEAARTVKCVNKNLTEVPGDLPRYVRTLFFTGNQLAILPAGAFASRPPLTELATLNLSGSCLQEVSAGAFEHLPSLRQLDLSHNPLADLSPVAFSGGGGVSNASSLGRSPLSELFLNDILPPRDSQLRNRSFVGMVAAALQSGGALGNLLRLELSGNNFIYLPRDMFSGLPKLKHLDLHNNSLVGLGNLALGNLTQLETLHLGNNAFKALYNASLVQLQALPNLRVNLDSNPWLCDCNLADMVAWLKETNIVEGKASLSCFFPEKMRNRPLVKLNSSDLDCDPLPLDPLQTSYVFLGIVLALIGAIFLLVLYLNRKGIKKWLYNIRDACRDHMEGYHYRYEINADPRLTNLSSNSDV, encoded by the coding sequence ATGCCTAGGGGGTGCGCCCGGGGccccgctgccgccgccgctgccggaGACAGGAGACTGCGGCTGGCCCGGCTGTTGCTAGTTCTCCTAGGCTGGGTCTCCTCGTCCACCGGTACTTCCTCCTCGTCTCCTTCATTTTCCTCCACCTCCTCATCTTCTCCATCTTCTTCTGTGTCAGCTCAGCCACCGCCACCTCCGCCGCCCCCTGGCCATTGCCCCGCGCCCTGTGAGTGTTCTGAGGCGGCCCGGACAGTCAAGTGTGTTAACAAGAACCTGACCGAGGTGCCGGGGGACCTGCCCCGCTACGTTCGCACCCTCTTCTTCACAGGCAATCAGCTGGCAATATTGCCAGCCGGTGCCTTCGCCTCGCGGCCGCCCCTGACCGAACTGGCTACCCTCAACCTCAGTGGTAGCTGCCTGCAAGAAGTGAGCGCTGGCGCCTTCGAACACCTGCCCAGCCTGCGCCAGCTGGACCTCAGCCACAACCCCCTGGCAGACCTCAGCCCGGTTGCTTTTTCTGGTGGTGGCGGCGTCAGCAATGCCAGCAGCTTGGGTCGGAGTCCCCTCTCGGAGCTGTTCCTGAACGACATCCTCCCACCCAGGGACTCGCAGCTCCGCAACCGGAGTTTCGTGGGCATGGTGGCGGCTGCGTTGCAAAGTGGAGGTGCTCTGGGCAACCTACTCCGCTTGGAGCTGTCCGGCAACAACTTCATTTACCTGCCTCGGGACATGTTCTCGGGCCTGCCTAAACTCAAGCACCTGGATCTCCACAACAACTCGCTGGTGGGTTTGGGCAACCTGGCCTTAGGTAACCTAACGCAACTGGAGACCCTCCATCTCGGGAATAACGCCTTCAAGGCTTTGTATAATGCATCCTTGGTCCAGCTGCAGGCTCTGCCCAACCTGCGGGTCAACCTAGACAGCAATCCCTGGCTTTGTGACTGTAACCTGGCTGATATGGTGGCTTGGCTGAAGGAAACTAACATAGTGGAGGGCAAAGCCTCCCTCTCCTGCTTCTTCCCAGAGAAAATGAGGAACCGTCCCTTGGTGAAACTCAACAGCTCTGACCTGGACTGTGACCCACTCCCTCTAGACCCTTTGCAGACTTCTTACGTTTTTCTAGGGATAGTTTTAGCCCTCATTGGAGCAATTTTCTTACTGGTTTTGTATTTGAACCGCAAAGGCATAAAAAAGTGGCTATATAACATCAGAGATGCCTGCCGGGATCACATGGAAGGTTATCACTACAGATACGAAATCAATGCAGACCCCAGGTTAACAAACCTCAGCTCAAATTCAGATGtctaa